From Aspergillus chevalieri M1 DNA, chromosome 4, nearly complete sequence, a single genomic window includes:
- a CDS encoding uncharacterized protein (COG:S;~EggNog:ENOG410Q0GV) → MNDSADIPSIRGVLHQHQHRGHVETATAPSYYDGKLRPAQIPRGIGDQLQPARVDGSQGSTQSGYCGLASSSGDGAEQSNTYVPETRDLGPTGIEQPLPGSVPDPRQEPPDGGSAYASDYMRQGRYAGDQQQIKTEQSVSDMRVNGSSTSPLPNSSQTISGQKRNAFGEIKSPSADIASPGHGVDGSAGYRSRSVSSASHENRIAALSVQLRTRLSHAAAKVEKNRQSQDLCSKSPLHALRGTIPALSSTSPVNNGKQLDVGIGLDDRPDDTAASAFNRSATYNFQPPNGPPRISEASSSYSNAHSTQPTSQYSPRKSQQAPKLAPPVDIISGWGSGRRRRPNPNEWAQPPRINPPSRHRRHHSQLEFGVSKPYFGHAIHAIPGTPSLRPPYEYPTSTPYNGHTRLPTNSKESSMEQDAIETLLFMSSPENSGYRSNTQRQNTICNSIDSSMGSGSSSTSNTNLYLNRHMNTHCNTRPPALDSDDQSRHNGLEAQAGDEIDRMLDQMGDSDSEDEKRFASAHSRSHTVANHSRGCNGLSGS, encoded by the exons ATGAATGACAGCGCCGACATCCCGTCAATTCGCGGGGTGTTGCACCAGCATCAGCACCGAGGACACGTTgaaacagcaacagcaccgTCTTACTATGACGGCAAGCTGCGTCCTGCGCAGATACCACGCGGTATTGGAGACCAGCTGCAGCCTGCTCGCGTGGATGGGAGCCAGGGCAGCACGCAGAGTGGCTATTGCGGACTAGCTTCGAGTTCCGGTGATGGCGCGGAGCAAAGTAACACTTACGTTCCGGAAACTCGAGACTTAGGGCCAACAGGGATAGAGCAGCCACTGCCGGGGAGTGTGCCGGATCCGCGTCAAGAACCGCCGGACGGCGGTAGCGCCTATGCTTCGGACTATATGCGACAGGGACGGTATGCAGGGGACCAGCAGCAGATCAAAACAGAACAATCGGTCTCAGATATGCGGGTTAACGGGTCGTCGACGTCGCCTCTTCCCAATTCGTCCCAGACAATATCAGGTCAGAAGAGAAATGCTTTCGGTGAGATCAAATCTCCGTCAGCAGATATAGCATCACCTGGTCATGGCGTAGACGGCTCTGCGGGGTACCGTTCTAGAAGCGTTAGCTCAGCCTCGCATGAAAACAGGATTGCAGCG TTGTCTGTGCAACTCCGCACTCGTCTTTCGCATGCTGCAGCCAAGGTTGAGAAAAACCGACAGTCTCAGGATTTGTGCAGTAAAAGTCCATTACATGCGTTGCGAGGCACAATTCCCGCTCTTTCGTCGACATCACCTGTTAATAACGGGAAACAACTGGATGTCGGTATAGGGCTTGATGATCGTCCGGATGACACCGCAGCCTCCGCTTTCAATCGATCTGCAACCTACAACTTTCAACCTCCTAATGGTCCACCACGAATTTCTgaagcatcatcatcctACTCCAATGCACACTCGACACAACCAACGTCGCAATATTCACCTAGGAAATCACAGCAAGCCCCGAAACTCGCACCACCTGTAGATATCATTTCTGGCTGGGGTAGCGGTCGCCGTCGCCGTCCTAATCCTAATGAATGGGCCCAACCTCCACGAATTAATCCGCCTTCTCGCCACCGACGACATCACTCACAGCTAGAATTTGGGGTATCAAAACCATATTTTGGACATGCTATCCATGCTATTCCCGGAACACCTTCTCTTCGACCACCATATGAATACCCAACATCCACCCCTTATAATGGCCACACAAGGCTACCAACTAATTCGAAAGAATCATCAATGGAACAAGATGCCATTGAAACTCTCCTCTTCATGTCCAGTCCGGAGAATTCCGGCTACCGTTCTAACACACAACGACAGAACACGATATGCAACAGCATTGACAGCTCAATGGGCAGCGGCTCGAGCTCCACTAGCAACACAAATCTTTACCTTAATCGTCATATGAATACGCATTGCAACACTCGCCCACCTGCATTAGATTCGGACGATCAATCCCGACATAACGGCCTGGAAGCACAAGCTGGAGATGAGATCGATCGCATGCTCGACCAGATGGGAGACAGCGATAGCGAAGATGAAAAAAGATTTGCATCTGCCCATTCGAGAAGCCATACCGTAGCGAATCATTCGCGAGGGTGTAATGGCTTGTCTGGGTCATGA
- the BMS1 gene encoding GTPase BMS1 (BUSCO:EOG092617AN;~COG:J;~EggNog:ENOG410PGRG;~InterPro:IPR027417,IPR039761,IPR037875,IPR030387, IPR007034,IPR012948;~PFAM:PF08142,PF04950;~go_component: GO:0005634 - nucleus [Evidence IEA];~go_function: GO:0005525 - GTP binding [Evidence IEA];~go_process: GO:0042254 - ribosome biogenesis [Evidence IEA]) translates to MEQQSNRAHRPSKEKKKYEGANPKAFAVSNPGKLNKQAARSHDIKEKRLHVPLVDRIPEEAPPVIVAVVGPSGVGKTTLIKSLIRRYTKQTLSTPQGPLTVITSKKRRLTFLESPSDSLASMIDVAKIADIVLLMIDGNYGFEMETMEFLNVLGSHGMPGNVFGILTHLDLFKKQSTLKAAKKRLKNRFWSELYNGAKLFYLSGVVNGRYPDREVHNLSRFLSIMKNPRPLIWRNSHPYALADRFLDITPPTQIEEDPKCDRTVALYGYLRGTNFPATGARVHVPGVGDLTVSEIEGLPDPCPTPFIDQQMAKATGKDARRRLGDKQKLLFAPMSDVGGVLVDKDAVYIDVKTQNFNRDEDDEEEDPDRGLGEQLVVGLQGERKLLGEADAGVRLFRGGGAIDKADDEDEETGRTKRRSINALEGEEDGQGLSGDDDEGSESGEGDEDEDEGEDEDEIGGDDDEEVDVPAPADFETSFKERQNGNTHREESDLAFADSDSDLGSISSAEDQVLDDDDDDDMEDEEEESAIRWKENMLANAQSLHGKAKFRVTDLSRILYDDSVAPADVMKKWSGKEDSDKDNDEEDEDEEDGEDDFFKKTNAEKEELADNRAIPEFDYEQLEKKWQDEERLEALRSRFVTGKLSRGDDDDDDDDEDVDDAFDEDEDDEGDGEFEDLETGETFGKEEDEEESESEKKEEGPVDLDAERERNAKKKEELRLRFEEEDREGFGKQKDNSRGDGDEEFGEDEWYDAQKAKLQKQQDINRAEFDTLDPASRARAEGFRAGTYARIVLEKVPYEFAAKFNPRFPLIVGGLSPTEDRFGYVQIRIKRHRWHKKILKSNDPLIFSLGWRRFQSIPIYSTSDSRTRNRMLKYSPEHMHCFGTFYGPLVAPNTGFCCVQSFSNKNPGFRIAATGTVLSVDEHTELVKKLKLTGYPYKIFKNTAFIKDMFNSSLEIAKFEGASIRTVSGIRGQIKRALSKPEGCFRATFEDKILMSDLVFLRAWYPIKPHRFYNPVTNLLDLPEDGSHGDSGWQGMRLTGQIRHDEGIAIPTKKGADYRPIDRPERHFNPLRVPKQLAADLPFKSQITKMRSKKDQTYMQKRAVVLGGEEKKARDLMQKLTTLRNDKHAKRAAKQEERRQVHRAKVADSLEKKNEREKRERDDYWRREGKKRKNTDGESGGGGGGKKRK, encoded by the exons ATGGAGCAGCAATCAAACCGGGCGCATCGCCCctccaaggagaagaagaagtatGAAG GTGCCAATCCGAAGGCATTTGCGGTCTCGAATCCGGGGAAGTTGAACAAACAGGCGGCTCGATCGCATGAT ATCAAAGAAAAACGTCTCCATGTGCCTCTTGTTGACCGTATTCCTGAAGAGGCCCCTCCAGTGATCGTGGCAGTGGTTGGACCTTCGGGA GTCGGAAAAACAACCCTCATCAAGTCCCTGATTCGCCGTTATACCAAGCAAACCCTCAGCACTCCCCAAGGACCCTTGACCGTCATCACATCGAAAAAGCGGCGCCTGACGTTCCTCGAAAGTCCGTCAGATTCCCTCGCGAGTATGATCGATGTGGCCAAGATTGCGGATATTGTGCTTCTCATGATCGATGGAAACTATGGCTTCGAAATGGAGACTATGGAGTTCTTAAACGTCTTGGGTTCCCACGGTATGCCTGGAAATGTGTTCGGTATCCTAACCCATCTGGACCTGTTCAAGAAGCAGAGCACCCTGAAGGCGGCAAAGAAGCGGCTCAAGAACCGTTTCTGGAGCGAACTGTACAACGGCGCAAAGCTGTTCTATCTTTCCGGCGTCGTGAACGGCCGCTATCCGGACCGCGAAGTCCACAACCTTTCCCGCTTCTTGTCTATCATGAAGAACCCTCGACCACTCATCTGGCGTAACTCCCACCCATACGCTCTCGCGGATCGCTTTTTGGACATCACCCCGCCGACACAGATCGAAGAAGACCCGAAATGTGACCGGACAGTGGCTCTTTACGGTTATCTACGAGGCACGAATTTCCCCGCTACGGGTGCGCGAGTTCACGTTCCCGGTGTTGGCGACCTGACCGTGTCAGAAATCGAAGGTCTCCCCGATCCTTGCCCGACTCCCTTCATCGACCAGCAGATGGCCAAAGCAACTGGCAAGGATGCCAGACGCAGACTAGGAGACAAGCAGAAGTTGCTTTTTGCCCCCATGTCCGACGTCGGTGGTGTTTTGGTTGACAAAGATGCGGTTTACATCGATGTCAAGACCCAGAACTTCAACAGAgatgaggacgacgaggaggaggatccAGACCGTGGACTGGGAGAACAATTGGTTGTTGGCCTGCAGGGTGAAAGAAAACTGCTCGGTGAGGCAGACGCCGGCGTCCGCCTATTCcgcggtggtggtgccattgacaaggccgacgacgaggacgaggaaacTGGCCGGACGAAGAGACGGAGCATCAACGCCCTCGAAGGTGAAGAGGATGGTCAAGGTCTTTCCGGAGATGACGATGAGGGCTCTGAAAGCGGCGAgggcgatgaggatgaggatgaaggtgaggacgaggacgagatAGGcggcgacgatgacgaagaagtGGATGTTCCCGCTCCGGCAGATTTCGAGACCTCGTTTAAGGAGAGGCAGAATGGCAACACCCATCGTGAAGAAAGCGATCTTGCATTCGCCGACAGCGACTCCGACCTGGGCTCCATTTCATCCGCAGAAGACCAGGTCttggatgatgacgatgatgacgatatggaggacgaagaagaagagagcgCTATCCGATGGAAAGAAAACATGCTCGCCAATGCCCAATCTCTTCATGGAAAGGCCAAGTTCCGTGTCACCGATTTATCGCGGATTCTGTACGACGATTCTGTCGCCCCCGCGGATGTGATGAAGAAGTGGTCCGGAAAGGAAGACAGTGATAAGGACaacgatgaggaagatgaggacgaagaagacggtGAAGACGACTTCTTCAAGAAGACCAAtgctgagaaggaagagcTAGCCGATAATCGCGCCATCCCAGAATTTGACTACGAGCAACTGGAAAAGAAATGGCAGGATGAGGAGAGACTTGAAGCCTTGCGAAGCCGTTTCGTCACCGGTAAACTGTCCCGtggcgacgacgatgatgatgatgatgacgaagacgTCGACGACGCcttcgacgaggacgaggacgatgaagGAGACGGAGAGTTCGAGGATCTGGAGACGGGTGAGACAtttggaaaggaagaggacgaggaagagtcagagtcagagaagaaagaggaaggcCCCGTTGACCTTGACGCCGAACGTGAGCGCAatgcaaagaagaaagaagaattgCGACTACGgttcgaggaggaagaccgCGAAGGCTTTGGAAAACAGAAGGATAACTCTCgcggcgatggcgatgagGAATTTGGCGAAGACGAATGGTACGATGCGCAGAAGGCTAAGCTGCAAAAGCAGCAGGACATCAACCGCGCAGAATTCGATACGTTGGACCCTGCTTCGAGAGCTCGAGCGGAAGGCTTCAGAGCCGGTACTTACGCGCGTATCGTTCTCGAAAAGGTGCCGTACGAATTCGCCGCCAAGTTCAATCCTCGCTTCCCTCTCATTGTCGGTGGACTGTCTCCTACGGAAGACCGGTTCGGTTACGTGCAGATTCGTATCAAGAGACATCGTTGGCACAAGAAGATCTTGAAGAGCAACGATCCCCTGATCTTCTCCCTTGGCTGGCGTCGCTTCCAGTCCATCCCCATTTACAGTACATCGGATAGTCGAACGCGGAACCGTATGCTTAAGTACTCCCCTGAGCACATGCACTGCTTCGGAACGTTCTATGGACCTCTCGTCGCGCCAAACACTGGATTCTGTTGTGTGCAGTCGTTCTCGAACAAGAATCCCGGCTTCCGTATTGCCGCCACGGGAACCGTGCTCAGCGTCGACGAGCACACGGAGCTCGtgaagaagctgaagctgaCCGGTTACCCGTACAAGATCTTCAAGAACACCGCCTTCATCAAAGACATGTTCAACAGCTCTCTTGaaatcgccaagtttgaagGCGCCTCTATCCGCACCGTCTCCGGCATCCGAGGTCAGATCAAGCGGGCCCTCAGCAAACCTGAGGGCTGCTTCCGTGCCACCTTCGAAGACAAGATCTTGATGAGTgacctcgtcttcctccgcGCATGGTACCCGATCAAGCCGCATCGCTTCTACAATCCTGTCACCAACCTCCTCGACTTGCCGGAGGACGGTTCCCACGGCGACTCCGGATGGCAGGGAATGCGGTTGACGGGCCAAATCCGCCACGACGAAGGCATCGCCATCCCCACAAAGAAGGGCGCTGATTACCGCCCTATCGATCGTCCAGAACGCCACTTCAACCCTCTCCGCGTGCCCAAGCAGCTTGCTGCAGACCTTCCCTTCAAGTCACAAATCACCAAGATGCGTTCCAAGAAGGACCAGACGTACATGCAGAAACGGGCTGTGGTTCTtgggggcgaggaaaagaaggccCGCGACCTCATGCAGAAGCTCACCACTCTGCGCAACGACAAGCATGCCAAGCGCGCTGCAAAGCAGGAGGAGCGTCGCCAGGTCCATCGCGCCAAGGTGGCTGACAGCctggagaagaagaatgagCGGGAGAAGCGTGAGCGGGATGATTACTGGCGTCGCGAGGGTAAGAAGCGGAAGAACACGGATGGTGaatctggtggtggtggaggagggaagaagcgcaagtGA
- a CDS encoding urea carboxylase-associated family protein (COG:S;~EggNog:ENOG410PFJJ;~InterPro:IPR018959;~PFAM:PF09347) — translation MSTPRRPSPAYTAPPESSVFATSQLYRSISETASDASARELKSSFTIRPCSGQAWVVPAGHVCRLTTPLGPQVGDLNIWNAKNPRERLWAARTRQIHASHVSVGDRLWSNLPYLRPLVSITGDSLGGGQLHEVLDTEGKRKPGVGFGTTQWGGRVHDLLGTRCDPYVNLLMGGETFDFHCHSNLTRAVVPYGLTELDVHDVLNVFQVTGLDEEAKYFMETSPAKPGEYFEFFAEVDVLCALSACPGGDLSNWGWDDKEGDMGATTRPLGVEVYQLCDSKVLEGWTEPESPKYAGMHGLRMPPRPEDGTGYVGQ, via the exons ATGTCTACCCCGCGTCGACCTTCCCCCGCATACACTGCGCCTCCGGAATCGTCGGTCTTTGCAACCTCTCAGCTGTACAGATCGATCTCCGAGACTGCCTCTGATGCGTCCGCCCGTGAGCTGAAGTCATCGTTCACCATCCGTCCTTGCTCCGGCCAAGCATGGGTCGTCCCGGCAGGTCACGTTTGTCGATTGACCACTCCGCTCGGACCTCAGGTCGGCGATCTGAACATCTGGAATGCGAAGAACCCTCGTGAGCGACTTTGGGCCGCTCGCACGCGTCAGATTCATGCGTCGCACGTCTCTGTCGGTGACCGGCTTTGGTCGAATTTGCCATACTTGCGGCCTCTGGTGTCGATCACTGGTGATTCCTTGGGAGGCGGGCAGCTGCATGAGGTGCTGGATACTGAAGGAAAGCGGAAGCCAGGTGTAGGATTCGGGACAACACAATGGGGAGGACGGGTTCATGATCTCCTGGGCACTAGATGTGATCCGTACGTCAACTTGCTTATGGGTGGGGAGACGTTTGATTTCCATTGTCATTCGAACCTCACCCGTGCGGTGGTGCCGTATGGATTGACGGAGTTGGATGTGCATGATGTTCTGAATGTCTTCCAGGTGACCGGATTGGACGAGGAGGCCAAGTATTTCATGGAGACTTCACCCGCAAAGCCAGGGGAGTATTTCGAATTTTTTGCAGAAGTGGATGTGCTCTGTGCGCTTTCCGCTTGTCCCGGGG GCGATCTCTCCAACTGGGGCTGGGACGACAAAGAAGGAGACATGGGTGCGACCACTCGTCCCCTTGGTGTAGAGGTCTACCAGTTATGTGACTCCAAGGTCCTGGAGGGGTGGACGGAGCCGGAGAGTCCGAAATACGCCGGCATGCATGGGTTGCGAATGCCCCCTAGACCGGAAGACGGAACAGGCTATGTTGGACAGTAG